One genomic segment of Deltaproteobacteria bacterium includes these proteins:
- a CDS encoding DUF5916 domain-containing protein, giving the protein MPLARSTLLGLALLLLGGLPSLPARAGAEPAPRVRKQLPARRLAPGARSKIDGRLDEAHWQAATFVDDFLQKEPEEGAPPSDRTEVALLYDDQALYIGARLHASDPAATRALLTRRDDTSGAERFIVSLDTFLNRRTAYSFAVTAAGVRADWIHTEDSEWARDASYDPVWEADAVLTDWGWSCEMRIPFSQLRFNQNGGGEALTFGVNFNRYLPNTNEDVFWIPVPKKAKGWSSYFGDLTGLAEVKTPRHIELLPYLAADLRHLTPAARDPLDPFGQANLPGGRLGLDAKIGLGPDLTLDATVLPDFGQVEADPAEVNLSDFETFFSEKRPFFVEGNGLLSGNGPQYFYSRRIGAPPSVYPDADYVDLPRASRILGAAKVTGRTEGGLSGGLLLASTAREHADTHDLATGQGGREAVEPFTGFGVLRLQQQVGEDDSTVGVSLTGLQRALRPGEALAEQLPDRAFTGGGDFSLRLGGGDYELSGHAGGSHVHGSEAAIRDLQRSSARYYQRPDQGHVSVDPGRRSLEGYALASSLEKVEGEHWLWSADLAATSPGFELNDLGFLSRADEVRASAWVQRRDLEPGGPVHRWNLNAWSMARWNYGGVLTGAQGEIFGSLTLKSYWGANFFVSGWLPAQDDRATRGGPLLRTSEGFSAGGGVYSPGTRKQTANLFVHTGATAEGGRWFGSDLSLSAQLGSRVRLSFTPRFNRSYVTWQYVDTLDGGPGGALDTYGRRYFFARGLRSTLAFPLRLQIGLTPDLHLELYAELYTTSGRYDDYGRLLDGHTGEVRWSGGEQLAREDGYVGLEDEGERVWLSDYDFHYSSLRSNLVLRWEFLPGSTLYLVWQQDRSWSDALPRPLLQGVAEGFTGAGQHVLAMKLAYWFAP; this is encoded by the coding sequence ATGCCGCTGGCACGATCCACCCTCCTCGGCCTCGCCCTCCTCCTGCTCGGCGGCCTCCCCTCCCTCCCGGCCCGGGCCGGCGCGGAGCCCGCCCCCCGGGTGCGCAAGCAGCTCCCGGCCCGGCGCCTCGCGCCCGGGGCGCGCAGCAAGATCGACGGCCGCCTCGACGAGGCGCACTGGCAGGCGGCCACCTTCGTCGACGACTTCCTCCAGAAGGAGCCCGAAGAGGGCGCCCCCCCCAGCGATCGCACCGAGGTCGCGCTCCTCTACGACGATCAGGCCCTCTACATCGGCGCCCGCCTCCACGCCTCCGATCCGGCGGCCACCCGCGCCCTCCTCACCCGCCGGGACGACACCAGCGGCGCCGAGCGCTTCATCGTCTCCCTCGACACCTTCCTCAACCGCCGCACCGCCTACAGCTTCGCGGTCACCGCCGCCGGCGTGCGGGCCGACTGGATCCACACCGAGGACAGCGAGTGGGCCCGGGACGCCTCCTACGATCCGGTCTGGGAGGCCGACGCGGTCCTCACCGACTGGGGCTGGAGCTGCGAGATGCGGATCCCCTTCTCGCAGCTGCGCTTCAACCAGAACGGAGGCGGCGAGGCCCTGACCTTCGGGGTGAACTTCAACCGCTACCTCCCCAACACCAACGAGGACGTCTTCTGGATCCCGGTCCCGAAGAAGGCGAAGGGCTGGTCCTCCTACTTCGGCGACCTCACCGGCCTCGCGGAGGTGAAGACCCCGCGGCACATCGAGCTCCTGCCCTATCTCGCCGCCGACCTGCGGCACCTCACCCCCGCGGCCCGCGATCCCCTCGATCCCTTCGGCCAGGCCAACCTCCCCGGCGGCCGGCTGGGCCTCGACGCGAAGATCGGCCTGGGGCCGGATCTGACCCTCGACGCCACGGTGCTCCCCGACTTCGGGCAGGTCGAGGCCGATCCCGCCGAGGTGAACCTCTCGGACTTCGAGACCTTCTTCTCCGAGAAGCGCCCCTTCTTCGTCGAGGGCAACGGCCTGCTCTCGGGCAACGGCCCGCAGTACTTCTACTCCCGCCGCATCGGGGCGCCGCCCTCGGTCTACCCCGACGCCGACTACGTCGACCTGCCCCGGGCCAGCCGGATCCTCGGCGCGGCCAAGGTGACCGGCCGCACCGAGGGTGGCCTCTCGGGGGGCCTCCTCCTGGCCAGCACCGCCCGGGAGCACGCCGACACCCACGACCTCGCCACCGGCCAGGGCGGCCGGGAGGCGGTCGAGCCCTTCACCGGCTTCGGAGTGCTGCGGTTGCAGCAGCAGGTGGGCGAGGACGACTCCACGGTGGGCGTCTCCCTCACCGGCCTGCAGCGCGCCCTGCGGCCGGGCGAGGCGCTGGCCGAGCAGCTCCCCGATCGAGCCTTCACCGGCGGCGGTGACTTCTCCCTGCGCCTCGGCGGGGGCGACTACGAGCTCTCGGGCCACGCCGGCGGCAGCCACGTCCACGGCTCGGAGGCCGCCATCCGGGACCTGCAGCGCTCCAGCGCCCGCTACTACCAGCGCCCGGACCAGGGCCACGTCTCGGTCGATCCCGGCCGGCGCTCCCTCGAGGGCTACGCGCTGGCCTCCTCGCTGGAGAAGGTCGAGGGCGAGCACTGGCTCTGGAGCGCCGATCTCGCCGCCACCTCCCCGGGCTTCGAGCTCAACGACCTGGGCTTCCTCTCCCGGGCGGACGAGGTGCGCGCCAGCGCCTGGGTCCAGCGCCGGGACCTCGAGCCCGGCGGCCCCGTCCACCGCTGGAACCTCAACGCCTGGAGCATGGCCCGCTGGAACTACGGTGGGGTCCTCACCGGCGCCCAGGGGGAGATCTTCGGCAGCCTCACCCTGAAGAGCTACTGGGGCGCGAACTTCTTCGTCTCCGGCTGGCTCCCGGCCCAGGACGACCGGGCCACCCGGGGCGGCCCGCTCCTGCGCACCTCCGAGGGCTTCAGCGCCGGCGGCGGCGTCTACAGCCCGGGCACCCGCAAGCAGACCGCGAACCTCTTCGTCCACACCGGCGCCACCGCGGAGGGCGGCCGCTGGTTCGGCAGCGACCTCTCGCTCTCCGCCCAGCTGGGCAGCCGGGTGCGCCTCTCCTTCACCCCGAGGTTCAACCGCTCCTACGTCACGTGGCAGTACGTCGACACCCTCGACGGCGGGCCCGGGGGCGCGCTGGACACCTACGGCCGGCGCTACTTCTTCGCCCGGGGCCTGCGCTCGACCCTCGCCTTCCCCCTGCGCCTGCAGATCGGCCTGACCCCCGACCTCCACCTCGAGCTCTACGCCGAGCTCTACACGACCAGCGGCCGCTACGACGACTACGGCCGGCTCCTCGACGGCCACACCGGCGAGGTGCGCTGGAGCGGGGGTGAGCAGCTCGCCCGCGAGGACGGCTACGTCGGCCTCGAGGACGAGGGCGAGCGGGTCTGGCTCTCCGACTACGACTTCCACTACAGCTCCCTGCGCTCGAACCTGGTCCTGCGCTGGGAGTTCCTCCCCGGCAGCACCCTCTACCTGGTGTGGCAGCAGGATCGCAGCTGGAGCGACGCCCTGCCCCGGCCCCTCCTCCAGGGCGTCGCCGAGGGCTTCACCGGCGCGGGCCAGCACGTCCTGGCGATGAAGCTCGCCTACTGGTTCGCGCCTTAG
- a CDS encoding recombinase A, whose protein sequence is MALALEEALRARRFDLRRGRLPAPAPEAEAPRGSLESLRGRLVQLDGGVGAGAALTLAAAYLREAQGAGEPVAWIQGGAAGEGEPSIFFPADLLAWGIDLSALPVVRAKGAPFAAADKLLRSGAFGLLVIDLAGPGELPLAAQTRLSGLAQRHECVVIFLTDRGPEDESLGSLLSLRLSCRWRRDGGRFLCRAEALKDKRLGPGWSRELEVTGAPGLR, encoded by the coding sequence ATGGCGTTGGCACTCGAGGAGGCCCTGCGGGCCCGGCGATTCGACCTGCGGCGAGGCCGCCTCCCGGCCCCGGCTCCGGAGGCCGAGGCCCCCCGGGGCAGCCTGGAGAGCCTGCGGGGGCGGCTGGTGCAGCTCGACGGGGGCGTCGGCGCCGGCGCGGCCCTCACCCTCGCGGCCGCCTACCTGCGCGAGGCGCAGGGGGCCGGCGAGCCGGTGGCCTGGATCCAGGGCGGCGCGGCGGGGGAGGGCGAGCCCTCGATCTTCTTCCCCGCCGATCTCCTGGCCTGGGGGATCGATCTCTCGGCCCTGCCGGTGGTGCGGGCGAAGGGGGCGCCCTTCGCCGCGGCCGACAAGCTCCTGCGCAGCGGCGCCTTCGGGCTCCTGGTGATCGATCTCGCGGGGCCGGGGGAGCTGCCCCTGGCGGCCCAGACCCGCCTCTCGGGCCTGGCCCAGAGGCACGAGTGCGTCGTGATCTTCCTCACCGATCGCGGCCCCGAGGACGAGTCCCTCGGATCGCTCCTCTCCCTGCGCCTCTCCTGCCGCTGGCGGCGCGACGGGGGGCGCTTCCTCTGCCGGGCCGAGGCCCTCAAGGACAAGCGGCTGGGGCCGGGCTGGTCCCGGGAGCTCGAGGTGACGGGTGCGCCTGGCCTGCGTTGA